A stretch of Flexivirga aerilata DNA encodes these proteins:
- a CDS encoding S1 family peptidase, with product MRITHRLAAATAATAALVAAGTGSAMADTASPGIIGGSSGSSPYIVQLVFGQSGGTYGCTGEAISSQWVLTAKHCIDGTNWMDVYYSNSVTNPGTPVAADRVVGSPSGDVALVHLSTAKSVSSYAPLASSYTARAGDTGTIWGYGLTAGGAQPTHLNKATVNVVGSSRDAYGGTAVHVKGQDGASNHGDSGGPLFVNGVIVGVCSTGDVADPGSDIHAGSNYANLTASRSWIRSTAGV from the coding sequence ATGCGCATCACGCATCGCCTTGCAGCTGCCACCGCCGCCACCGCGGCCCTCGTTGCAGCCGGCACCGGTAGCGCCATGGCCGACACCGCCAGCCCCGGCATCATCGGCGGCAGCAGCGGCTCGTCGCCATACATCGTGCAGCTCGTCTTCGGGCAGAGCGGCGGCACCTACGGCTGCACCGGTGAGGCCATCTCGTCGCAGTGGGTGCTGACCGCCAAGCACTGCATCGACGGCACCAACTGGATGGACGTCTACTACAGCAACTCGGTCACCAACCCGGGCACGCCGGTCGCGGCCGACCGTGTCGTCGGGTCGCCGTCGGGCGACGTCGCGCTGGTGCACCTGTCCACCGCCAAGTCGGTCTCCAGTTACGCGCCGCTCGCCTCGTCATACACCGCGCGCGCCGGCGACACCGGCACCATCTGGGGCTACGGCCTGACCGCCGGCGGCGCCCAGCCGACCCACCTCAACAAGGCCACCGTCAACGTCGTCGGCTCCAGCCGGGACGCGTATGGCGGCACCGCCGTGCACGTCAAGGGGCAGGACGGCGCCTCCAACCACGGTGACTCCGGCGGCCCGCTCTTCGTCAACGGGGTCATCGTCGGCGTCTGCTCGACCGGTGACGTCGCCGACCCCGGCAGCGACATCCACGCCGGGTCCAACTACGCCAACCTCACCGCCAGCCGCTCCTGGATCAGGTCCACCGCGGGCGTGTGA
- a CDS encoding DUF1772 domain-containing protein: MTSRIALAAATFGTVTAAVTAGVYLNFSARVMPSLGRMAGSAGLARMQGFNRTAVQPPFMICFFGAAFVGGYLVYRVVRGDRSGADLLLAAGGTAYLLGFVLTIAYNVPLNDKLAALDPDAPSSIQVWRDYLTSWTAANTVRAVLSTLAVGLLIAGTVSGLRSGRNAATPTQPDQVRSHVAR, encoded by the coding sequence ATGACCTCCCGAATCGCCCTCGCAGCAGCCACTTTCGGCACCGTCACCGCCGCGGTCACCGCCGGCGTCTACCTCAATTTCTCGGCGCGGGTCATGCCGTCCCTCGGCCGGATGGCGGGCTCCGCAGGGCTCGCCCGGATGCAGGGCTTCAACCGCACCGCGGTGCAGCCGCCGTTCATGATCTGCTTCTTCGGCGCCGCGTTCGTCGGCGGATACCTCGTCTACCGGGTGGTTCGCGGTGACCGATCGGGCGCCGACCTGCTGCTGGCCGCGGGTGGCACGGCATACCTGCTCGGCTTCGTGCTGACGATCGCCTACAACGTCCCGCTCAACGACAAGCTCGCCGCGCTCGACCCGGACGCCCCCTCCTCGATCCAGGTATGGCGGGACTACCTCACCAGCTGGACCGCCGCCAACACGGTGCGCGCGGTGCTCTCGACGCTCGCGGTCGGGCTGCTGATCGCGGGCACGGTGAGCGGCCTGCGCAGCGGCCGGAATGCCGCCACGCCGACGCAGCCGGACCAGGTGCGCAGCCATGTGGCTCGCTGA
- the rplL gene encoding 50S ribosomal protein L7/L12: protein MAKLSTEELLEAFKEMTLIELSEFVKEFEDTFNVTAAAPVAVAAPGAAGGAAAGEAAEEKSEFDVILTAAGDKKIQVIKEVRALTSLGLKEAKDLVDGAPKPVLENVDKDAAEKAKEQLEGAGATVELK from the coding sequence ATGGCAAAGCTCAGCACCGAAGAGCTCCTTGAGGCCTTCAAGGAGATGACCCTGATCGAGCTCAGCGAGTTCGTCAAGGAGTTCGAGGACACCTTCAACGTCACCGCTGCCGCTCCGGTTGCCGTGGCCGCCCCCGGCGCCGCCGGTGGCGCCGCTGCCGGCGAGGCCGCCGAGGAGAAGTCGGAGTTCGACGTCATCCTCACCGCCGCCGGTGACAAGAAGATTCAGGTCATCAAGGAGGTCCGCGCGCTGACCTCCCTCGGCCTGAAGGAGGCCAAGGACCTGGTTGACGGCGCTCCGAAGCCGGTTCTGGAGAACGTCGACAAGGACGCGGCCGAGAAGGCCAAGGAGCAGCTCGAGGGCGCCGGCGCGACCGTCGAGCTCAAGTGA
- a CDS encoding AraC family transcriptional regulator: MWLAELASLAARHGTPIRCPTMGETGDLLDGPRARGAFLLRVLMEPPWALQITEDAPLTMVAVLTDGSWLRQPGEESRRLTAGDILLVRGATPYVLSDDLTTPPDIVIGPGQSCSARDGRDLSGELASGVRAWGNHSAGRDTMLVASYPEQAQLGTMLGAALPELTLVRGSDSPLLPVLVAEAARDALGQEAVLDRILDVVLIAVVRAWAAEAPSGVAGLQVLADPAVAEAVRLIRSQPAHPWTVDALASRAGVSRSVLARRFQDVVGIPPIGYLAQWRLSLAADLLRDTDRTLAAISREVGYASPFSLSTAFKKAYGVSPQAYRARTTA, translated from the coding sequence ATGTGGCTCGCTGAACTCGCGAGCCTCGCCGCGCGGCACGGCACCCCGATACGCTGCCCGACGATGGGGGAGACCGGTGACCTGCTCGACGGGCCGCGCGCACGCGGGGCCTTCCTGCTCCGTGTGCTGATGGAGCCGCCGTGGGCCCTGCAGATCACCGAGGACGCGCCGCTCACGATGGTCGCCGTGCTGACCGACGGGTCGTGGCTGCGGCAGCCGGGTGAGGAGTCGCGGCGGCTGACCGCCGGCGACATCCTCCTGGTGCGGGGCGCCACGCCATACGTGCTGAGCGACGACCTGACGACACCGCCGGACATCGTGATCGGGCCGGGTCAGAGCTGTTCGGCGCGTGACGGGCGTGACCTCTCGGGTGAGTTGGCGAGCGGCGTGCGCGCCTGGGGCAACCATTCGGCCGGGCGCGACACCATGCTGGTCGCGAGCTATCCGGAGCAGGCGCAACTCGGCACGATGCTCGGCGCGGCGCTGCCCGAGCTGACGCTGGTGCGCGGGTCGGACAGTCCACTGCTGCCCGTCCTGGTCGCCGAGGCCGCGCGGGACGCGCTCGGGCAGGAGGCGGTGCTCGACCGGATCCTCGACGTGGTGCTGATCGCGGTGGTCCGGGCGTGGGCGGCCGAGGCGCCGTCCGGGGTCGCCGGCCTGCAGGTGCTCGCCGATCCCGCCGTCGCCGAGGCGGTGCGGCTCATCCGGTCGCAGCCGGCGCATCCGTGGACGGTCGACGCGCTCGCCTCGCGCGCCGGTGTCTCCCGGTCTGTGCTGGCGCGCAGGTTCCAGGACGTCGTCGGCATCCCGCCGATCGGCTACCTCGCCCAATGGCGGCTCTCCCTCGCCGCCGATCTGCTCCGCGACACCGACCGCACGCTGGCCGCCATCTCCCGGGAGGTCGGTTATGCCAGCCCGTTCAGCCTCAGCACCGCCTTCAAGAAGGCGTATGGCGTGAGCCCCCAGGCCTACCGGGCCCGCACGACGGCCTGA
- a CDS encoding acyl-CoA dehydrogenase family protein, which translates to MDFTYDDEQKALQQAVRDLAGRNAPVEQQGDQPVGPAKHDPKVWSALAEMGLIALPFAEELGGADASAVEVAIASAELGRARVATAYAEALVAAQAIALAGDDQQRKELLPPLLEGESLVVPALSEPGRAWSLDAYDVTASGSDGDVTLTGTKEPVPFADAAERFVVSARVGDKTGLFVVEASDAEVSGQRVKLSGTPAKALGTLDDAPAALAAAVNLGILAVSAEALGAMDAALPMTVEYLKTRKQFGVPLAAFQTLTQRAADMYVSVELARSTVLFAAMRLAEDAGESETASRLKVVTGQSGRHVGQEAIQLHGGIGMTAEYAVGHYTARLTAIEHTFGDTRYHLARLAAGLGDHQQVEVLAG; encoded by the coding sequence ATGGATTTCACCTACGACGACGAACAGAAGGCACTGCAGCAGGCGGTGCGTGACCTGGCCGGCCGCAACGCGCCGGTCGAGCAGCAGGGCGACCAGCCGGTCGGTCCCGCCAAGCACGACCCGAAGGTGTGGAGCGCGCTCGCCGAGATGGGCCTGATCGCCCTGCCCTTCGCCGAGGAGCTCGGCGGCGCGGACGCCTCGGCCGTCGAGGTCGCCATCGCGTCGGCCGAACTCGGCCGGGCGCGGGTTGCCACGGCATACGCCGAAGCACTCGTGGCGGCCCAGGCGATCGCGCTCGCCGGTGACGACCAGCAGCGCAAGGAGCTGCTGCCGCCGCTGCTCGAAGGCGAATCCCTCGTCGTGCCAGCGCTTTCCGAGCCGGGCCGGGCCTGGTCGCTCGACGCGTACGACGTGACCGCGAGCGGGTCCGACGGCGACGTGACCCTGACCGGCACCAAGGAGCCGGTGCCGTTCGCCGATGCCGCCGAGCGCTTCGTGGTGAGCGCGCGGGTCGGCGACAAGACCGGACTCTTCGTGGTGGAGGCCTCCGACGCCGAGGTGTCGGGGCAGCGCGTCAAGCTCTCGGGCACCCCGGCGAAGGCCCTGGGCACGCTCGACGACGCACCGGCAGCGCTGGCCGCCGCGGTCAACCTCGGCATCCTCGCCGTCTCGGCGGAGGCCCTGGGCGCGATGGACGCCGCGCTGCCGATGACGGTCGAATATCTCAAGACCCGCAAGCAGTTCGGGGTGCCGCTCGCGGCGTTCCAGACCCTGACCCAGCGCGCGGCCGACATGTACGTCTCCGTCGAACTCGCCCGCAGCACCGTGCTGTTCGCGGCGATGCGCCTCGCAGAGGACGCCGGCGAGTCCGAGACGGCGTCCCGCCTCAAGGTCGTCACCGGGCAGTCCGGCCGGCACGTCGGGCAGGAGGCGATCCAGCTGCACGGCGGCATCGGCATGACGGCCGAGTATGCCGTGGGCCACTACACCGCCCGCCTGACCGCGATCGAGCACACCTTCGGCGACACCCGCTACCACCTGGCGCGGCTCGCCGCCGGCCTCGGCGACCACCAGCAGGTCGAGGTGCTCGCCGGCTGA
- the rplJ gene encoding 50S ribosomal protein L10, with amino-acid sequence MAKSDKSAAIAELTDKFRDSGAAVLTEYRGLSVAQLTELRNSIREHATYTVVKNTLTKRAAEAAGVSAFDEDLQGPSAIAFITGDPVEAAKGLRDFAKANPLLVIKGGVMDGKSLTSDEITKLASLESRETLLAKLAGAMNASLSQAVYLFAAPLSQTARVVGALRDKVETEGPVATDAPAPAAEETAAEAPAEAATDVAEGGDES; translated from the coding sequence ATGGCCAAGTCCGACAAGTCGGCAGCCATCGCCGAGCTCACGGACAAGTTCCGTGACTCGGGTGCGGCCGTGCTGACGGAGTACCGCGGTCTGTCCGTGGCCCAGCTCACCGAGCTGCGCAACTCCATCCGTGAGCACGCGACCTACACCGTGGTGAAGAACACGCTGACCAAGCGCGCCGCCGAGGCGGCCGGTGTGAGTGCCTTCGACGAGGACCTGCAGGGTCCGTCGGCGATCGCGTTCATCACCGGTGACCCGGTTGAGGCCGCAAAGGGTCTGCGCGACTTCGCCAAGGCCAACCCCCTGTTGGTGATCAAGGGCGGCGTCATGGACGGCAAGTCCCTGACCTCGGACGAGATCACCAAGCTCGCGAGCCTCGAGTCCCGCGAGACCCTGCTCGCCAAGCTGGCCGGCGCGATGAACGCGTCGCTCAGCCAGGCGGTTTACCTCTTCGCCGCTCCGCTGTCGCAGACCGCTCGGGTCGTCGGCGCGTTGCGGGACAAGGTCGAGACCGAGGGCCCGGTTGCCACCGACGCCCCCGCCCCGGCCGCCGAAGAGACCGCTGCCGAGGCTCCGGCCGAGGCTGCCACCGACGTCGCCGAGGGTGGCGACGAGAGCTGA
- a CDS encoding acyl-CoA dehydrogenase family protein has product MRLQLSEEDAAFQQQMREFFTTKVPADLRERWAAGGEPAADDIRLAQKTLNDAGLAVPHWPTEWGGQDWSQLQRHIYLQEMQAASVPPPLAFNANMVGPVIATFGSQEQKERFLPGTASLDIWWCQGFSEPNAGSDLASLRTSAVLEGDEWVVNGQKTWTTLGQHADWIFALVRTEPDAPKKQMGISFLLIDMKTPGITVRPIQLIDGGHEVNEVFFDNVRVPADQLVGERGQGWTIAKFLLGNERVGVAPVGSIKRKLADAKAYAAATNSGEGTLLDEPLVAARLAELESQVAALELTVLRVAGNSKEGKPDPASSILKLRGSQLQQDVLEFIVDIAGPASLEWASTSDSDGRDSTDLAAWTGHATPTYLNFRKASIYGGSNEVQRSIISSGILGLKG; this is encoded by the coding sequence ATGCGCCTGCAACTGTCCGAGGAGGACGCTGCGTTCCAGCAGCAGATGCGTGAGTTCTTCACCACCAAGGTTCCGGCCGATCTGCGGGAGCGGTGGGCCGCCGGGGGTGAGCCGGCCGCCGACGACATCCGGCTTGCGCAGAAGACCCTGAACGACGCGGGTCTGGCCGTGCCGCACTGGCCCACCGAGTGGGGCGGTCAGGACTGGAGCCAGTTGCAGCGGCACATCTACCTGCAGGAGATGCAGGCCGCGAGCGTGCCGCCGCCGCTCGCCTTCAATGCCAACATGGTCGGCCCGGTCATCGCCACCTTCGGATCGCAGGAGCAGAAGGAGCGCTTCCTGCCGGGCACCGCGAGCCTCGACATCTGGTGGTGCCAGGGCTTCTCCGAGCCCAACGCCGGATCCGACCTGGCGAGCCTGCGCACCTCCGCGGTGCTCGAGGGCGACGAGTGGGTCGTCAACGGGCAGAAGACCTGGACCACGCTCGGGCAGCATGCCGACTGGATCTTCGCGCTCGTGCGCACCGAGCCGGACGCACCGAAGAAGCAGATGGGCATCTCCTTCCTGCTGATCGACATGAAGACTCCCGGCATCACTGTGCGGCCGATCCAGCTGATCGACGGCGGCCACGAGGTCAACGAGGTCTTCTTCGACAACGTGCGGGTGCCCGCCGACCAGCTGGTCGGCGAACGCGGCCAGGGCTGGACCATCGCCAAGTTCCTGCTCGGCAACGAGCGGGTCGGCGTCGCGCCGGTCGGCAGCATCAAGCGCAAGCTCGCCGATGCCAAGGCGTATGCCGCAGCGACCAACTCCGGCGAGGGCACCCTGCTCGACGAGCCGCTGGTCGCCGCTCGCCTGGCAGAGCTCGAATCCCAGGTCGCCGCACTGGAACTCACCGTCCTGCGTGTCGCGGGCAACTCCAAGGAGGGCAAGCCCGACCCGGCCTCCTCGATCCTGAAGCTGCGCGGCAGCCAGCTGCAGCAGGACGTGCTGGAGTTCATCGTCGACATCGCCGGACCGGCATCCCTGGAGTGGGCGAGCACCAGCGACAGCGACGGCAGGGACAGCACTGATCTGGCCGCCTGGACCGGCCATGCGACGCCGACCTACCTCAACTTCCGCAAGGCTTCCATCTACGGCGGCTCCAACGAGGTGCAGCGCAGCATCATCTCGTCGGGCATCCTCGGGCTGAAGGGCTGA
- a CDS encoding aldehyde dehydrogenase family protein has translation MREYDKFYIDGAWVAPDRPNSYDVVNPTTEQVAGHIALGDTSDVDKAVAAARKAFDSWSTTSPEQRGEVLDAIAAEYDRRAGDLATAVTEEMGAPAKLAKNAQVAMGRAHLATAREALRTYPFEEQRGGTLLVREPIGVWAFITPWNWPLNQITAKVAPALATGCTMVLKPSEVAPFTAYIFAEILDAAGVPAGVFNLLGGDGPTVGAALAAHPQVDMISITGSTRAGVAVAQAAAPTVKRVHQELGGKSPNIILDDDSFARGVKLGVASVMQNTGQSCNAPTRMLVPAHRMQEAIDIAKDAAEKVTVGDPTGEVKMGPLASEAQFDKVQGLIQQGIDEGATLVAGGTGRPDGIDSGFFAKPTVFANVNNEMTIAREEIFGPVLSILPYESVDEAVEIGNDTDYGLAAYVTGSDLDQVRKVASRLRAGQVNLNSTPVDFTAPFGGYKQSGNGREWGDKAFDDFVETKAVIGYQPAE, from the coding sequence ATGCGTGAGTACGACAAGTTCTACATCGACGGTGCGTGGGTCGCACCCGACCGGCCCAACAGTTACGACGTCGTCAACCCGACCACCGAGCAGGTGGCCGGGCACATCGCGCTCGGCGACACCAGCGACGTCGACAAGGCCGTGGCCGCCGCGCGCAAGGCCTTCGACTCGTGGTCGACCACCTCCCCCGAGCAACGCGGTGAGGTGCTCGACGCGATCGCCGCCGAATACGACCGGCGCGCAGGCGATCTCGCGACGGCGGTGACCGAGGAGATGGGCGCTCCGGCGAAGCTCGCGAAGAACGCACAGGTCGCGATGGGACGCGCACACCTGGCGACGGCTCGGGAGGCGCTGCGCACCTACCCCTTCGAGGAGCAGCGCGGCGGCACCCTGCTGGTGCGCGAGCCGATCGGCGTCTGGGCGTTCATCACCCCGTGGAACTGGCCGCTCAACCAGATCACCGCCAAGGTCGCCCCGGCCCTCGCCACCGGCTGCACCATGGTGCTGAAGCCGTCCGAGGTGGCGCCCTTCACGGCATACATCTTTGCCGAAATCCTCGATGCCGCAGGTGTTCCCGCAGGTGTCTTCAATCTGCTCGGCGGCGACGGACCGACTGTTGGAGCCGCCCTCGCGGCCCATCCGCAGGTCGACATGATCAGCATCACCGGCTCGACCCGGGCCGGCGTCGCGGTGGCGCAGGCGGCGGCGCCCACCGTGAAGCGGGTGCACCAGGAGCTCGGCGGCAAGAGCCCCAACATCATCCTGGACGACGACAGCTTCGCCCGCGGCGTGAAGCTCGGCGTCGCATCGGTCATGCAGAACACCGGGCAGTCCTGCAATGCGCCGACCCGGATGCTCGTGCCGGCCCATCGAATGCAGGAGGCGATCGACATCGCCAAGGACGCGGCCGAGAAGGTCACCGTCGGCGACCCGACCGGCGAGGTCAAGATGGGCCCGCTCGCCTCGGAGGCGCAGTTCGACAAGGTGCAGGGGCTCATCCAACAGGGCATCGACGAGGGCGCCACGCTGGTCGCGGGCGGCACCGGTCGACCCGACGGCATCGACAGCGGATTCTTCGCAAAGCCAACGGTTTTCGCCAACGTGAACAACGAGATGACGATTGCCCGTGAGGAGATCTTCGGCCCGGTGCTGTCGATCCTGCCCTACGAGTCGGTCGACGAGGCCGTGGAGATCGGCAACGACACCGACTACGGGCTGGCCGCCTACGTCACCGGGTCGGATCTGGACCAGGTGCGCAAGGTCGCCTCCCGCCTGCGGGCCGGCCAGGTCAACCTCAACAGCACCCCGGTCGACTTCACCGCGCCGTTCGGTGGCTACAAGCAGTCCGGCAACGGGCGCGAGTGGGGCGACAAGGCGTTCGACGATTTCGTCGAGACCAAAGCCGTCATCGGCTACCAACCCGCGGAATGA
- a CDS encoding ABC transporter substrate-binding protein — protein sequence MLRRRSALIAATTLTAALALTSCNANSRGSATNSGSASGGGGATAAPRQGGALYEYTASKEIHFDPAKSQNLGTSTIHLILRGLTTWKTSPTGTTELAPDLATSTGTASDGGKTWTFKLKSGLKYADGSPITAQDVKFGVERSFDPQLQGGLSYHKALLVGGDSYQGPAKGKHLDSIQAPDATTIVFHLNKAFADFPWVASMPAFAPVPAGKGMGIPAYDHTPPASGPYQVASYTVGSKVTLKRNPNWQKATDPVRLGAPDTITYEMGLDPDTLAQRMVDDQGNDKNGAGVQVTSAIVPKINADPAVKARTTVSPSGAAEYLFLNTSRPGLTDLNVRKALEYAINKQSLQTIAGGPTYGGAISTTLIPPGVQGYQKYDLYPAPATGDVTKAKQLLGSTKLPTLNLVYDSTSPGQAQQAASIQADLKKLGVNVKLTGQDSDTWQATVSQSNNFDLTISGWQADYPGAYAQLQPVFAANQIGNGNFNLSKFKDPAVDKAIDDATALTDPDEAAKAWAKIDQQILQQAPVVPLYYSHQAYLNGSNVTNTYIPTFPTYPNVLIQGLRK from the coding sequence ATGCTTCGTCGCCGTTCCGCCCTGATCGCCGCAACCACCCTGACCGCCGCGCTGGCGCTTACCTCCTGCAATGCCAATTCGCGTGGCAGCGCGACGAATTCGGGATCGGCAAGCGGCGGCGGGGGTGCTACGGCGGCACCTCGGCAGGGCGGCGCGCTCTACGAGTACACCGCCAGCAAGGAGATCCACTTCGACCCGGCGAAGAGCCAGAACCTGGGCACCAGCACCATCCACCTCATCCTCCGTGGCCTCACCACCTGGAAGACCTCGCCGACCGGCACCACCGAGCTCGCACCGGACCTGGCGACCAGCACTGGCACGGCATCCGACGGCGGCAAGACCTGGACCTTCAAGCTCAAGAGCGGCCTGAAGTATGCGGACGGCAGCCCCATCACCGCGCAGGACGTCAAGTTTGGCGTGGAGCGCAGCTTCGACCCGCAGCTGCAGGGCGGCCTCAGCTATCACAAGGCGCTGCTCGTCGGCGGCGACAGCTACCAGGGGCCGGCCAAGGGCAAGCACCTCGACTCGATCCAGGCCCCCGATGCGACCACGATCGTGTTCCACCTCAACAAGGCGTTCGCCGACTTCCCCTGGGTCGCCTCGATGCCGGCCTTCGCCCCGGTCCCGGCGGGCAAGGGCATGGGCATCCCGGCATACGACCACACTCCCCCCGCGTCGGGCCCCTACCAGGTTGCGTCATACACGGTCGGGTCGAAGGTGACGCTCAAGCGAAACCCCAACTGGCAGAAGGCGACCGACCCGGTGCGCCTCGGGGCACCCGACACGATCACCTACGAGATGGGGCTCGACCCCGACACGTTGGCGCAGCGCATGGTGGACGACCAGGGCAACGACAAGAACGGTGCGGGTGTCCAAGTCACCAGTGCGATCGTGCCCAAGATCAACGCCGACCCGGCCGTGAAGGCGCGCACGACGGTGTCGCCGTCGGGCGCCGCCGAATACCTCTTCCTCAACACCAGCCGGCCGGGACTCACCGACCTCAACGTGCGCAAGGCGCTCGAGTACGCGATCAACAAGCAGTCGCTGCAGACGATCGCCGGCGGGCCGACGTATGGCGGTGCGATCTCGACCACGCTGATCCCGCCGGGTGTGCAGGGCTACCAGAAGTACGACCTCTACCCCGCCCCCGCGACCGGCGACGTCACCAAGGCCAAACAACTCCTGGGCAGCACCAAGCTGCCGACCCTCAACCTGGTCTACGACTCGACCTCGCCGGGGCAGGCGCAGCAGGCGGCCTCCATCCAGGCCGACCTCAAGAAGCTCGGCGTGAACGTCAAGCTCACCGGCCAGGACAGCGACACCTGGCAGGCGACGGTGTCGCAAAGCAACAACTTCGACCTGACGATCTCCGGCTGGCAGGCGGACTACCCCGGCGCCTACGCCCAGTTGCAGCCGGTCTTCGCGGCCAATCAGATCGGGAACGGCAACTTCAACCTCTCCAAATTCAAGGACCCGGCCGTCGACAAGGCGATCGACGACGCGACCGCCCTGACCGATCCCGACGAGGCCGCGAAGGCGTGGGCCAAGATCGACCAGCAGATCCTGCAGCAGGCGCCGGTCGTGCCGCTCTACTACTCCCACCAGGCATACCTCAACGGCAGCAACGTGACCAACACCTACATTCCGACGTTCCCCACCTACCCCAACGTGCTGATCCAGGGTCTGCGCAAGTGA